GGAGAGCCAGATGGAGACCGGCTTGAGCTCGCCGCCAAAGTAGTTCCCGGCCGGGGAGGCGATGACCCGGTAGGAGACCTCGCGCGCCGGGCGGACACCGAGGAAAGGCTCCGTGGCGATCATGAACGGGCGCAGGTACAGGGCCTCGCCGTCACCGGAGGGGACCCAGGACTCATCGGCCGCGACGAGCTGGCGCAGCGACTCGATGAAGACCTCTTCGGGCAGCTCGGGCAGGGCCAGCCGGCGGGCGGAGGTGTTGAAGCGGGCCGCGTTGGCCTCCGGGCGGAAGGACCACACGGAGCCGTCGGCGTGGCGGTAGGCCTTCAGTCCCTCGAAGATTTCCTGCCCGTAGTGCAGCACGGCCGCGGCGGGGTCCATGGCGATGGGGCCGTAGGGCTCAATGCGTGCATTGGTCCAGCCGCCGACGCCGTTTTCGTCAACCTTGAAGTCCACGACAGCGGTGTGGTCGGTGAAGTAGTCGCCAAACCCGGGGTCGGCCAGGATGGCCGCACGCTCGGTGTCGCTCTTCGGGGTGGTGGTGAGCTGCTGCGAGAATGCCAGTTCACGTGCTGTCTGGGTCATGCTTCCTCCACATGGTTGCGCCCGTCAATGGATGTACCAGCCTGGGCGGAGTTCGGTGCCGAAAATCCGTGCGTTGAATGGTGTTCATGCACCGGGGATTTCAGTTACGGTGCACTCACTCTATGGGGTAAAGCCTACTCCTGCACGCCGGCCCGCTCGACGGCGTCAGAGGGCTGCGGCGATGGCGTCGCCGACGGCGCTGGTGGCCCGCGGGGACGCCGCATCGCGGGAGGCGATGTCAGCGGCGACGGCCGCCTCGATCCGTGCCGCCGCGCCCGGGTGGCCGAGGTGGTCCAGCAGCAGCGCGGCCGAGAGGATGGCCGCCGTCGGATCCGCCTTTTGCAGCCCGGCGATGTCCGGTGCCGAGCCGTGGACCGGCTCGAACATCGACGGCGCCGTGCGGTCCATGTTGATGTTGCCGGACGCGGCCAGGCCGATGCCGCCGGTGACGGCCGCGGCGAGGTCGGTGATGATGTCGCCAAACAGGTTGTCGGTGACGATCACGTCAAAGCGGGCCGGGTCGGTGACCAGGAAGATCATCGCGGCGTCCACGTGCAGGTAGTCGACGGTGACCTCGGGGAACTCCTTGGCGACGGCCTCCACGGTGCGCTTCCACAGGTGGCCGGCGTGGACCAGCACGTTGTGCTTGTGCACGTAGGTCAGCTTCTTGCGCGGGCGCTCGTTGGCGCGTCGGAAGCCGTCTCGGACCACGCGCTCCACGCCGTAGGCGGTGTTGACGGAGACCTCGGTGGCGATCTCGTGCGGCGTGCCCTTGCGCAGCGCGCCGCCGTTGCCGACGTAGGGCCCCTCGGTCCCCTCGCGGACCACCACGAAATCAATGGTGCCGGGGTCGGCCAGGGGCGAGGCCACGCCGTCGTACAGGCGGGAGGGACGCAGGTTGACGTAGTGGTCCAGGCTGAAACGCAGCTTGAGCAGCATCTCGCGCTCGATCAGGCCGGAGGGGATGGACGTGTCCCCGGGGGCCGCGCCGACCGCGCCGAAGAGGATGGCGTCGTGGCCGCGGAGGGCCTCGATGGTGGATTCCGGCAGGGTCTCCCCCGTGGCGAGCCAGTGTTCGGCGCCGAGCTCGTAATCGGTGATTTTCAGTCCGACGCCTGCTGCGGCCGTGGCCTTTTTGAGGACCTTGACGGCCTCCGCGGTGACCTCGGGGCCGATCCCGTCGCCGCCAATAACTGCAATGTCAATCGATGCGCTCATGCGTCCACCCTAGCGAAACCATCCACATGATGGGCAAGTGATCCCACATTTTGAGATGTCACCGGATGGAGGCATACGCGTCCAGCGCGGCCCGGCGGGACTCCTGCAGGTCCACCAGCGGCTCGGGGTAGTCCGGCGTCGCCAGCTCAGGAACCCACCGCCGGACATATTGGCCCTCCGGGTCAAATTTCTTTGCCTGGGTCTCGGGGTTGAAGATTCGGAAGAACGGCGAGGCGTCAGCGCCCGAGCCCGCCACCCACTGCCAATTGGCAGGGTTGGACGCGGCGTCGGCATCCACGAGAGTGTCCCAGAACCACTGCTCCCCCACGCGCCAGTGGAACCCCAGGTTCTTGACCAGGAAGCTGGCCGCCACCATGCGAACCCGGTTGTGCATGAATCCGGTGTGCCACAATTCGCGCTGTCCCGCGTCCACCAGCGGGATGCCCGTCCGCCCCCGCCGCCACGCCTCCAGGTGCCCGGCGCCGGTTTCCGGCTTCGCGCCGGTTTCGGGCTTCGCGCCGGTTTCGGGCTTCGCGCCGGCCGTGGCGCCGGGCCACCGCCACGGAAAGCCGTCAAACTGCGGCCGCAGGTTGGCGGTGGCCAGGTCCGGGCGGTGGAAGAGCTGGTGCCAGCAAAACTCGCGCCATCCCAGTTCCGTGCCGAACACTGCCGGGCCCGGGGATCCCGGCAGCTGGCCGCGCCGCGCCGCAAGCGCCGCCCAGACCTGGAACGGGCTGAGCTGGCCCCACCTCAGGTAGGGGGACAGACGGCTGGTGCCGGGCCTGTCCGGCCGGTCACGTGCCTCGGAGTAGTCGGCGACCG
This genomic stretch from Arthrobacter dokdonellae harbors:
- a CDS encoding 3-isopropylmalate dehydrogenase encodes the protein MSASIDIAVIGGDGIGPEVTAEAVKVLKKATAAAGVGLKITDYELGAEHWLATGETLPESTIEALRGHDAILFGAVGAAPGDTSIPSGLIEREMLLKLRFSLDHYVNLRPSRLYDGVASPLADPGTIDFVVVREGTEGPYVGNGGALRKGTPHEIATEVSVNTAYGVERVVRDGFRRANERPRKKLTYVHKHNVLVHAGHLWKRTVEAVAKEFPEVTVDYLHVDAAMIFLVTDPARFDVIVTDNLFGDIITDLAAAVTGGIGLAASGNINMDRTAPSMFEPVHGSAPDIAGLQKADPTAAILSAALLLDHLGHPGAAARIEAAVAADIASRDAASPRATSAVGDAIAAAL
- a CDS encoding branched-chain amino acid aminotransferase yields the protein MTQTARELAFSQQLTTTPKSDTERAAILADPGFGDYFTDHTAVVDFKVDENGVGGWTNARIEPYGPIAMDPAAAVLHYGQEIFEGLKAYRHADGSVWSFRPEANAARFNTSARRLALPELPEEVFIESLRQLVAADESWVPSGDGEALYLRPFMIATEPFLGVRPAREVSYRVIASPAGNYFGGELKPVSIWLSTSYARAGEGGTGEAKCGGNYAASLAAQMEAEAQGCKQVLFLDPFNDNAIEELGGMNIFFVFKDGRLVTPALNGHILHGITRSSVMQLAADRGLKVEERKITIDEWRDGVANGEITEAFACGTAAVITPIGELKTAEGTIASPGSGAGEVTMAIREQLLGIQTGVVEDLHGWLTRLA
- a CDS encoding cryptochrome/photolyase family protein, giving the protein MKASLVWFRDDLRTADNPALLAAAGDGAAAALYVLDEESAGIRPLGGAAKWWLHRALEDLRDELAALGIPLILRRGAGAGVVAAVAGELGAGAVYWNRRYGGPERAVDSAVKEWAAAAGLHAESFQASLLHEPWTVRTGAGKPYQVFTPFWRALADRDFRAPLGGPDAGNGFGGSPADSDRLDAWSLRPAAPDWAGGLRRAWVPTAAAGHGILAEFLDGPVADYSEARDRPDRPGTSRLSPYLRWGQLSPFQVWAALAARRGQLPGSPGPAVFGTELGWREFCWHQLFHRPDLATANLRPQFDGFPWRWPGATAGAKPETGAKPETGAKPETGAGHLEAWRRGRTGIPLVDAGQRELWHTGFMHNRVRMVAASFLVKNLGFHWRVGEQWFWDTLVDADAASNPANWQWVAGSGADASPFFRIFNPETQAKKFDPEGQYVRRWVPELATPDYPEPLVDLQESRRAALDAYASIR